From one Flavobacterium kingsejongi genomic stretch:
- a CDS encoding polysaccharide biosynthesis protein, translated as MKIKHKTLLITGGTGSFGTAVLNRFLDTDHFSEIRIFSRDEKKQDDMRKQYNNSKLKFYIGDVRDYNSIERAMRNVDYVFHAAALKQVPSCEFFPMQAVQTNVIGTQNVIDAAVANEVEKVICLSTDKAAYPINAMGISKAMMEKVAVAASRNLEKTTVCLTRYGNVMASRGSVIPLFLDQIKAKQVLTITDPNMTRFLMSLDEAVELVLFAFEHGNQGDLFVNKAPAGTIGDLALALKELCGAQNEVKVIGTRHGEKLYETLCTREEMVKAEDMGDFYRIPADNRDLNYAQYFSEGEEDVSIIEDYHSHNTEQLGVEGMKKLLSKLPLIRKEIFGEDVPQMPG; from the coding sequence ATGAAAATAAAGCATAAAACCCTCCTTATTACCGGAGGTACAGGGTCATTTGGTACTGCAGTCTTAAATCGTTTTTTGGACACGGATCATTTTAGCGAGATCCGCATTTTTTCCCGAGATGAGAAAAAACAGGATGATATGAGAAAGCAATATAATAATTCCAAATTGAAATTTTATATTGGCGATGTCCGGGATTATAACAGTATTGAGAGAGCCATGCGCAATGTGGATTATGTTTTTCATGCAGCAGCTTTAAAACAAGTTCCTTCGTGTGAGTTCTTCCCAATGCAAGCAGTACAGACAAATGTAATTGGAACACAGAATGTAATCGATGCAGCAGTAGCAAATGAAGTGGAAAAGGTAATTTGTTTAAGTACTGATAAAGCGGCATATCCTATAAATGCGATGGGAATTTCCAAAGCAATGATGGAAAAAGTTGCTGTTGCTGCTTCACGTAATTTGGAAAAAACAACTGTTTGTTTAACACGTTATGGAAATGTAATGGCTTCACGAGGATCTGTAATACCATTGTTTTTAGATCAAATAAAAGCAAAACAAGTACTAACAATCACCGATCCTAACATGACTCGTTTTCTGATGTCTTTAGATGAAGCTGTAGAATTGGTGTTATTTGCTTTTGAACATGGAAATCAAGGTGACTTATTTGTGAATAAAGCACCTGCAGGTACTATTGGGGATCTTGCATTAGCGCTAAAAGAACTTTGTGGGGCCCAAAATGAAGTAAAAGTTATTGGTACTCGACATGGTGAGAAATTATATGAAACACTATGTACCCGGGAAGAAATGGTGAAAGCAGAGGATATGGGAGATTTTTATAGAATTCCTGCTGATAATAGAGATTTAAATTATGCCCAGTATTTTTCTGAGGGTGAAGAAGATGTCTCGATTATTGAGGATTATCATTCTCATAATACGGAACAATTAGGGGTTGAAGGGATGAAAAAACTTTTGTCAAAACTTCCGCTGATAAGAAAAGAAATTTTTGGAGAAGATGTGCCTCAAATGCCAGGATAA
- a CDS encoding NAD-dependent epimerase/dehydratase family protein — protein MLKIGITGQGGFIGKHLYNTLGLFQNEFEQIDFQNVFFESKEALEIFVSQCDVIVHLAAMNRHNDAEVIYQTNIELVRKLISALESTKSKAHVLFSSSTQEERDNLYGKSKKEGRELMMQWAQNYGGKFTGLIIPNVFGPFGLPNYNSVVATFCYRLANNELPTVDVDSDLKLIYVGELVDGFINEIRTGESKDQVLVPHTSESKVSELLSLLEYFKKEYQEAGIIPALKNRFEVNLFNTFRCYMDIKNHFPVKFTQHTDIRGAFVEVIRLNVGGQVSFSTTVPNVTRGNHFHTRKIERFSVIKGKALIQLRQIGTDEVLNFYLDGANPAYVDMPVWYTHNIKNIGHEELYTIFWINEFYDPNDPDTFFENV, from the coding sequence ATGTTAAAAATTGGGATTACAGGGCAGGGCGGATTTATTGGAAAACATTTATATAATACATTAGGACTTTTTCAAAACGAATTTGAACAGATTGATTTTCAAAATGTTTTTTTTGAAAGTAAGGAGGCATTGGAGATTTTTGTCTCACAATGTGATGTAATTGTACATTTAGCTGCAATGAATAGGCATAATGATGCTGAAGTTATTTATCAGACTAATATCGAATTAGTGCGAAAATTAATATCAGCCTTAGAATCAACAAAAAGCAAAGCACATGTGCTATTTTCTTCTTCTACTCAGGAAGAGCGGGATAATCTTTATGGAAAATCGAAGAAAGAAGGACGGGAATTAATGATGCAATGGGCACAGAATTATGGAGGTAAGTTTACAGGGCTTATTATCCCAAATGTTTTTGGACCGTTTGGACTACCTAATTATAATTCAGTTGTTGCAACTTTCTGTTATAGACTTGCAAATAATGAATTACCAACAGTAGATGTTGACAGTGATTTAAAATTAATTTATGTAGGAGAGTTAGTAGATGGATTTATAAATGAAATTAGAACAGGGGAAAGTAAAGACCAAGTTCTAGTGCCACACACTTCAGAATCAAAGGTATCAGAATTACTTTCGTTGCTTGAATATTTTAAAAAAGAATATCAAGAAGCAGGTATAATTCCAGCACTCAAAAATCGATTTGAAGTAAATCTTTTCAATACTTTTCGATGCTACATGGATATTAAAAATCATTTCCCTGTAAAATTCACCCAGCATACAGACATTCGTGGTGCTTTCGTTGAAGTGATTCGACTGAATGTTGGTGGACAAGTATCATTTTCTACAACTGTGCCAAATGTTACACGGGGAAATCATTTTCATACTAGAAAAATAGAACGGTTTAGTGTAATAAAAGGAAAAGCATTGATTCAGCTACGACAAATAGGGACAGACGAGGTTTTAAATTTTTATTTAGATGGTGCTAATCCTGCATATGTAGATATGCCAGTTTGGTATACCCATAATATAAAAAATATTGGGCATGAAGAACTCTATACTATTTTTTGGATTAATGAGTTTTATGATCCAAATGATCCAGATACCTTTTTTGAGAACGTTTAA
- a CDS encoding glycosyltransferase, translating to MRIIIDCTNLQVGGGIQVALSFLNDLCQMKRNEDFIILMSPQISTLIDFKRYGENFEFINLDKQYYKNFITRGRAVKKIENNIKGDVIFTVFGPSYHKSDSPKIVGYAIPHYIYEDSPFFEFISFKEKVVLFLMKKIKILFFKKNSDFIIFETQDAQQIFCKKYDYDILNTQVISNKLNQIFLNTAQWKDKKFNFNAKYVFLCLTANYKHKNLKIIPHVIDFLLADYDLSDFKFVISQTKEQVDFGEKYEKYIEYVGQVNLDELPALYESVDVVLMSTLLEVFSTTYLEAMFMKVPIVTTDLSFARDICRDAALYYKPLDAKDCATQLYNVVKDDLLTKNLIELGIENGSRFGNSLDRTKDYLDVILEKGNESNNSIK from the coding sequence ATGAGGATAATAATTGATTGTACTAATTTACAAGTAGGTGGTGGAATTCAGGTTGCATTATCATTTCTAAATGATTTATGCCAAATGAAAAGGAATGAGGATTTTATTATTCTGATGTCACCACAAATATCAACATTAATTGATTTTAAAAGGTATGGTGAAAATTTTGAATTCATAAATTTGGATAAGCAATATTATAAAAATTTTATTACTAGAGGAAGAGCTGTTAAAAAAATTGAAAATAATATTAAGGGTGATGTTATATTTACTGTTTTTGGACCGTCATATCATAAGAGTGATAGTCCAAAAATTGTAGGCTATGCAATTCCACACTATATATATGAAGATTCTCCATTTTTCGAGTTCATTTCGTTTAAAGAAAAAGTTGTATTATTCTTAATGAAAAAAATTAAAATTCTTTTTTTTAAAAAAAATTCTGATTTTATAATTTTTGAAACTCAAGATGCACAACAGATTTTTTGCAAAAAATATGACTATGATATTTTGAATACTCAAGTTATATCAAATAAATTAAATCAAATATTTTTGAATACTGCACAGTGGAAGGATAAAAAATTTAATTTTAATGCTAAATATGTTTTTTTATGTCTGACAGCTAATTATAAACATAAAAATTTGAAAATTATTCCTCATGTAATAGATTTCTTATTGGCTGATTATGATCTATCTGATTTCAAATTTGTTATTTCTCAAACGAAAGAACAAGTTGACTTTGGTGAAAAATATGAAAAATATATTGAATATGTTGGGCAGGTGAATTTGGATGAATTACCCGCACTTTATGAATCAGTTGATGTTGTATTAATGTCTACACTTTTAGAAGTTTTTTCAACAACATATTTAGAAGCAATGTTTATGAAAGTTCCTATTGTTACTACGGATTTAAGTTTTGCAAGGGATATATGTCGTGATGCTGCATTATATTATAAACCATTAGATGCTAAAGATTGTGCAACCCAACTTTATAATGTAGTAAAAGACGATTTATTAACTAAAAATCTCATAGAGTTGGGAATAGAGAATGGATCAAGATTTGGGAATAGCTTAGATAGAACTAAAGATTATCTTGATGTAATTCTTGAAAAAGGAAATGAAAGTAATAATTCTATTAAATAA
- a CDS encoding glycosyltransferase, whose amino-acid sequence MESGISKKKILIIHHGSGLGGGLVALIGLIKELKIDHDVSVFCVFDSDAVDYLKALNVTVYLSQSKFYKKYYNLFTHSAASYNNLMNSLKKIYLFFLSLLNIFFFSARELKKFNGKFDVLYLNSLFIADWIPVGRKYGFKKTVVHVREPLDSGFAGKFWFRMLLKKYSDLIICVSKDNLKRINIKNKSICVYDPVVVRESQIVNLDIRDKNFIYLGGSQRIKGFEQLINSLEYLNDNIRILFLGPIDEITENYSSMNFKIRSVFSSYLRYDIKKLKLKFENSDKIIRIGKVNNVFDYYQNAIGIICPFAKPHACLPILEGLSIGKPFILSNVEGLNELPINDVFLQFKNGDYLDLANKINQMSEFSASKFLEISDLAKDNFKNIVRTNPNVSIILMKL is encoded by the coding sequence ATGGAATCTGGAATAAGTAAAAAAAAAATATTAATAATTCATCATGGTTCTGGTTTAGGTGGCGGTCTTGTGGCACTGATTGGACTCATTAAAGAATTAAAAATTGATCACGATGTAAGTGTTTTTTGTGTATTTGATAGTGATGCTGTTGATTATTTAAAAGCACTTAATGTTACTGTTTATTTATCTCAAAGTAAATTTTATAAGAAGTATTATAATCTTTTCACGCATAGTGCGGCTTCCTACAATAATCTAATGAATTCATTAAAAAAAATATACTTATTTTTTTTAAGTCTACTAAATATTTTTTTCTTTTCAGCTCGTGAGCTGAAAAAATTTAATGGTAAGTTCGATGTGTTATACCTCAATTCATTATTTATAGCGGACTGGATTCCTGTGGGTAGAAAATATGGATTTAAGAAAACAGTAGTGCATGTTAGGGAGCCTTTAGATAGCGGATTTGCAGGCAAGTTCTGGTTTAGAATGTTGTTGAAGAAATATTCTGATCTTATAATTTGTGTGTCAAAAGATAATTTAAAACGGATAAATATTAAAAATAAATCAATTTGTGTTTATGATCCTGTAGTAGTTCGAGAATCTCAAATTGTAAATCTTGATATACGAGATAAGAATTTTATTTATTTGGGCGGTAGTCAAAGGATTAAAGGATTTGAGCAGTTGATAAATTCGCTTGAATATTTAAATGATAATATCCGTATATTATTTCTTGGGCCGATTGATGAAATCACAGAAAATTATAGCTCAATGAATTTTAAAATACGGTCTGTATTTTCATCATATTTACGTTATGATATTAAAAAATTAAAATTAAAATTTGAAAATTCTGATAAAATTATACGAATAGGAAAAGTAAACAACGTATTTGATTACTATCAGAATGCAATAGGTATAATATGCCCCTTTGCTAAACCACATGCCTGTTTGCCTATTTTGGAAGGTTTGAGTATTGGGAAGCCATTTATCTTATCCAATGTTGAAGGTTTAAATGAACTTCCGATAAATGACGTTTTTTTACAATTTAAAAATGGAGATTATTTGGATCTAGCAAATAAAATCAATCAAATGTCTGAATTTTCGGCATCAAAGTTTTTAGAAATTTCAGATTTAGCTAAGGATAATTTTAAAAATATCGTTCGAACTAACCCTAATGTTTCAATAATTTTAATGAAACTATGA
- the wecB gene encoding non-hydrolyzing UDP-N-acetylglucosamine 2-epimerase, whose product MKAKLKVMTVVGTRPEIIRLSRVMAALDASEAIEHIIVHTGQNYDYELNQIFFDDLSIRKPDFFLNAAGTTATETVGQILIKIDPLLESEKPDAFMVLGDTNSCLCAIPAKKRQIPIFHMEAGNRCFDQRVPEETNRKIVDHISDINLTYSDIAREYLLREGLPADRIIKTGSPMFEVLNHYLPAIESSDVLKRLNLEEGKFFVISAHREENISSDKNFRGLMESLNIIADKYKYPIIVSTHPRTRNMIDAKNIEMRPEIQFLKPLGFNDYNALQMRSFAVLSDSGTISEESSILNFRALNIRDAHERPEAMEEGSVMMVGMNPERIIQGLVQLQYQKTGKDRNFRTVADYSMPNVSDKMVRILLSYTDYINRVVWRKS is encoded by the coding sequence ATGAAAGCAAAACTTAAAGTAATGACAGTCGTTGGAACACGACCAGAAATCATAAGATTATCAAGAGTAATGGCGGCATTAGACGCTTCAGAGGCAATTGAACATATCATTGTACATACAGGGCAGAATTATGATTATGAATTAAATCAGATCTTCTTTGACGATCTTTCAATACGGAAACCAGATTTTTTCTTAAATGCTGCAGGCACTACTGCTACTGAAACTGTTGGGCAGATTTTAATAAAAATTGATCCATTATTGGAAAGTGAAAAGCCTGATGCATTTATGGTTTTAGGAGATACAAATAGTTGCTTATGTGCAATTCCTGCTAAGAAAAGGCAAATACCAATATTCCATATGGAAGCAGGGAACCGATGCTTTGATCAACGGGTTCCGGAAGAGACGAATAGGAAAATTGTTGATCATATTTCGGATATTAATCTGACATATAGTGACATTGCTCGCGAATACCTTTTGCGGGAAGGGTTACCGGCAGACAGAATTATAAAAACAGGTTCTCCTATGTTTGAGGTACTAAATCACTATTTACCAGCAATCGAATCTTCAGATGTATTAAAAAGATTGAATCTAGAAGAAGGAAAGTTTTTTGTTATTTCAGCACATCGGGAGGAAAATATTAGTAGTGATAAAAATTTCAGGGGATTGATGGAAAGTCTTAACATAATAGCTGATAAATATAAATATCCAATTATTGTTAGCACACATCCAAGAACAAGGAATATGATTGATGCAAAAAATATTGAAATGCGTCCAGAGATTCAGTTTTTAAAACCTCTAGGATTTAATGATTACAATGCTTTGCAAATGCGATCTTTTGCAGTATTGTCTGATAGTGGAACAATCTCTGAAGAATCTTCCATACTCAATTTCAGAGCGTTAAATATTAGGGATGCTCATGAACGTCCAGAGGCTATGGAAGAAGGATCTGTAATGATGGTGGGAATGAATCCTGAAAGAATTATACAAGGATTGGTTCAGTTACAATATCAAAAGACTGGAAAAGATCGAAATTTTAGAACAGTTGCAGACTATTCTATGCCTAATGTTTCAGATAAAATGGTAAGAATATTATTGAGCTATACTGATTATATTAATAGAGTTGTGTGGAGAAAATCTTAG
- a CDS encoding glycosyltransferase, whose amino-acid sequence MKKMILFSSLIPKGEQHYYTENSIGATSNANNSLQWAIVKGFVENDYQVKLFNLPNIGAFPFKFKKLITKSFLFREGNIRGENIGIINVNIFKHFFAYRNLLKSIKINNYLSEETFLLIYDVYPPFLKVIKKLKDKNPLLKIGLVIPDIYGYTGGKESFLRKIIAKHDLNIIEENILSVDVFVLLTENMIDKLPYQVKQKPRVIIEGVLNPDYNLEIISKVNDQDKIILYTGSLDLRHGIKNLIDAFSILQYPNLKLHICGDGDGRFYVDEKSSIQNNMTYFGQLSREDVIQKQKEAFLLINPRTSEGEFTRYSFPSKIIEYFASGTPTLMYNLEGIPPEYFEHCFSLEDESVEALAFKIDEIYKMDEEKLYRIGLKAKKFITDEKNSKSQVDKIIKILNRL is encoded by the coding sequence ATGAAAAAAATGATCCTGTTTTCAAGCTTAATCCCTAAAGGAGAGCAACATTATTATACTGAAAATAGTATAGGGGCAACATCAAATGCAAATAATAGTCTTCAATGGGCTATTGTGAAAGGATTTGTTGAAAATGATTATCAAGTAAAATTGTTTAATTTACCCAATATAGGAGCTTTTCCTTTTAAGTTTAAAAAACTAATTACAAAATCTTTTTTATTTAGGGAGGGAAATATTAGAGGAGAAAATATAGGGATTATAAATGTAAATATTTTTAAACATTTTTTTGCTTATCGAAATTTATTGAAATCAATTAAAATAAATAATTACCTAAGTGAAGAAACATTCCTTTTAATTTATGATGTTTATCCACCATTTTTGAAGGTTATAAAGAAGTTAAAGGATAAAAATCCACTTTTAAAAATTGGTTTGGTTATCCCAGATATTTACGGATATACAGGAGGGAAGGAATCCTTTCTTAGGAAAATAATTGCAAAGCATGATTTGAATATCATCGAAGAAAATATATTGAGTGTTGATGTTTTTGTTTTGCTAACGGAAAATATGATAGATAAACTTCCTTATCAAGTTAAGCAAAAGCCTCGAGTAATTATTGAAGGGGTCCTTAATCCCGATTATAACCTTGAAATCATAAGCAAAGTAAATGATCAGGATAAAATAATTTTATACACAGGATCTTTAGATCTAAGGCATGGAATAAAAAATCTTATAGATGCTTTTTCTATTTTACAATATCCAAATTTAAAATTACATATATGTGGTGATGGTGATGGCCGTTTTTATGTAGACGAAAAATCTAGTATACAGAATAATATGACATATTTTGGTCAGTTGTCACGTGAAGATGTAATTCAAAAGCAAAAAGAAGCTTTTTTGCTAATTAATCCTAGGACTTCAGAAGGGGAGTTTACAAGATATTCTTTTCCTTCAAAAATTATAGAGTATTTTGCTTCTGGAACACCAACATTAATGTATAATTTAGAAGGAATACCCCCTGAATATTTTGAACATTGTTTTTCGCTTGAGGATGAATCTGTGGAAGCATTAGCATTCAAAATAGATGAAATATATAAAATGGATGAGGAAAAATTATATAGAATAGGCTTAAAAGCAAAAAAGTTTATTACTGACGAGAAAAATTCTAAAAGTCAAGTAGATAAAATTATAAAAATATTAAATCGTTTATGA
- a CDS encoding NAD-dependent epimerase/dehydratase family protein produces MNILITGITGFVGNNLQKYLFKKQNIVTSLDLRSNEWKKKLDNMADAIIHLAGKAHDTKKTSGAAEYFEINTDLTATLFDAFLASGIKDFIYFSSVKAVADEVATILDETEIPNPKTPYGQSKLQAEKYILSKEIPQGKRVFIIRPCMIHGPGNKGNLNLLYNIVNKRIPYPLAAFENQRSFLSIDNLNYLIENILSNNNVPSGIYNFADDTGISTNDLVKIIGSVSDQNVKLINIPKLIIYTIAKAGDVLKLPLNSETLKKLTENYKVSNKKIKTALSIASLPVSTQVGLEKTIKSFII; encoded by the coding sequence ATGAATATTTTAATAACTGGAATCACAGGTTTTGTTGGTAATAACTTGCAAAAATATTTATTTAAAAAACAGAACATAGTAACCTCATTAGATCTTAGATCTAATGAATGGAAAAAAAAGTTAGATAATATGGCAGATGCGATAATACATCTTGCAGGAAAAGCACATGATACAAAGAAAACAAGTGGGGCTGCAGAATATTTTGAAATAAATACTGATTTAACAGCGACTCTTTTTGATGCGTTTTTGGCAAGTGGTATAAAAGATTTTATATATTTTAGTAGTGTTAAAGCTGTAGCAGATGAAGTAGCCACGATTTTGGATGAGACGGAAATCCCTAATCCAAAAACGCCTTATGGGCAATCAAAACTTCAGGCAGAGAAATATATTTTGTCTAAAGAAATTCCTCAGGGGAAACGGGTTTTTATTATCAGGCCATGTATGATTCATGGTCCAGGGAATAAAGGAAATTTAAATCTCCTATATAATATTGTCAATAAAAGAATTCCATATCCTTTAGCCGCTTTTGAAAATCAGCGATCTTTTTTAAGTATTGATAATTTGAACTATTTAATAGAGAATATATTAAGTAATAATAATGTTCCGTCTGGGATATATAATTTTGCAGATGATACGGGCATATCTACAAATGATCTGGTTAAAATAATAGGATCGGTTTCCGATCAAAATGTAAAACTAATAAATATACCGAAATTAATAATCTATACTATCGCTAAAGCAGGGGATGTTTTGAAATTACCATTAAATTCTGAAACATTGAAGAAGTTAACGGAGAACTATAAAGTTTCAAACAAAAAAATAAAAACAGCTCTTTCAATTGCATCGTTACCGGTTTCAACTCAAGTAGGATTAGAAAAAACAATTAAAAGCTTTATAATATAA
- a CDS encoding O-antigen ligase family protein → MNKIMEEGNNNKSKKALFLVLTIIFLTDDTLLFGTNKNDLFVYGKYFIYIIILLLTVLFSAKNIVSKSNFNGIITILVLILILFLSTIINNDFKTGTLVYAITFFTGIAIVQNISFPVFTKLYSKIMYFLAFFSLIVYTINLISPDLISIFPTISNYGDVEYKFVLFSNTFNGFNEFRNTGIFREPGVYVIHLIFAVFFEVFFIKSSKLNYRKLLIFVLAILTTLSTTGILLLPVILIIYFIKNSNLKNAFFIFGISMFFVFILNYFPELNDKVFSKLTQDGAEYESSLARLSSFLTPLYIIKDNMIFGSGLSNFVTYYSYYSRSIFGIEFLAESAATNTILNLTAVYGIIYGLIITILLFRASKLIEKKYYIIVFILMLLLFSSQELKFSLFFNVLLGYGLYFNKQKDFS, encoded by the coding sequence ATGAATAAAATAATGGAAGAAGGCAATAATAATAAAAGTAAAAAAGCATTATTTTTAGTTTTAACAATTATTTTTTTAACTGATGATACTCTGTTATTTGGGACGAATAAAAATGATCTTTTTGTCTATGGGAAATATTTCATATATATTATAATTCTGTTGCTTACAGTACTTTTTAGTGCGAAAAATATTGTCAGTAAGTCTAACTTTAATGGAATCATAACTATACTGGTTCTGATATTAATACTTTTTTTATCTACAATTATCAATAATGATTTTAAAACGGGAACCTTAGTTTATGCAATTACTTTTTTTACAGGAATAGCTATAGTCCAAAATATTTCATTTCCAGTTTTTACAAAATTGTATTCCAAAATAATGTACTTCTTAGCGTTTTTCTCTTTAATAGTATATACCATAAATTTAATCAGTCCTGATTTAATCAGTATTTTTCCGACTATTTCTAATTATGGTGATGTAGAATATAAATTTGTTCTTTTTTCAAACACATTTAACGGTTTTAATGAATTCCGAAACACTGGCATTTTTAGAGAGCCAGGTGTTTATGTGATACACTTAATTTTTGCAGTATTTTTTGAAGTCTTTTTTATTAAAAGTTCTAAATTAAATTATAGGAAACTTCTAATTTTTGTATTGGCAATACTTACAACATTATCTACTACAGGAATATTATTGCTTCCAGTAATATTGATTATTTATTTTATAAAAAACTCAAATTTGAAAAATGCATTTTTCATTTTTGGTATTTCTATGTTTTTCGTTTTTATATTAAACTATTTTCCGGAATTAAATGATAAGGTTTTTTCAAAATTAACTCAGGATGGAGCTGAATATGAAAGTTCATTGGCGCGTTTGTCTTCTTTTTTAACTCCTCTATATATTATAAAGGATAATATGATTTTTGGTTCAGGTTTAAGTAATTTTGTAACTTATTACTCATATTATTCAAGAAGTATTTTTGGAATTGAATTTCTTGCCGAATCTGCTGCAACTAATACAATATTGAATCTGACTGCTGTTTATGGTATTATATACGGCTTGATAATTACAATATTACTTTTTCGCGCCTCTAAATTAATTGAGAAGAAATATTATATAATTGTTTTTATATTGATGCTATTACTATTTAGCTCACAAGAATTAAAATTCTCACTTTTCTTTAATGTCCTATTAGGATATGGATTATATTTTAATAAACAAAAAGATTTTTCATGA
- a CDS encoding glycosyltransferase family 4 protein produces the protein MKILIVTQYFYPENFKSNDLAFELQKRGHEVSVLTGLPNYPEGNIYPGYGFFKKSDRKINGVKVFRTWLFPRGRGGGVRLFLNYFSWAILASVRAFFLSFNNKFDAVIVHEPSPITQGFPAIVIKKMQKIPMYFWVLDLWPESLVSGGISNSKIISLFTKIVRFIYDRSDKILISSKGFEKSILEKGNYADKLIYFPNWAEDTISEGDIHHVIPDLPKGFKVIFAGNIGISQDMENLMNAAIELREHTKIKIILIGDGRSKDFVASFIRDNKLQETVFLLGKFPIEAMSAFFNQSDALLVCLKSEDVFNITVPAKIQAYMSASKPILAMMNGEGSQVIEEAKCGLSAPAGNFKKLSEIIFTMSELDKNTRDLMGKNGYLYYKKNYTLQSCIDNLEHILKKSL, from the coding sequence ATGAAGATTTTAATTGTTACACAATATTTTTATCCTGAAAATTTCAAGAGTAATGATTTAGCTTTTGAATTGCAAAAAAGAGGTCATGAAGTTTCTGTGTTGACAGGTCTTCCTAATTATCCAGAAGGTAATATTTATCCAGGATATGGTTTTTTTAAAAAAAGTGATAGAAAAATTAATGGCGTAAAAGTTTTTCGAACATGGCTCTTCCCAAGAGGCAGAGGTGGAGGAGTGAGGCTATTTCTTAATTATTTTAGTTGGGCCATTTTAGCATCAGTTAGAGCTTTTTTTTTGAGTTTCAATAATAAATTCGATGCCGTCATTGTACACGAACCTTCTCCTATAACTCAGGGATTCCCTGCAATTGTTATTAAAAAAATGCAAAAGATTCCAATGTATTTTTGGGTTTTGGATTTGTGGCCAGAAAGTTTAGTGTCAGGGGGGATTTCAAATAGTAAAATTATTAGTCTTTTTACAAAAATAGTGAGGTTTATCTATGATCGTTCAGACAAAATATTAATAAGTTCGAAAGGGTTTGAAAAGTCTATTTTAGAGAAAGGTAACTATGCTGATAAATTGATTTATTTTCCAAACTGGGCAGAGGATACTATTTCAGAGGGAGATATCCACCATGTTATACCCGATTTACCAAAAGGATTTAAAGTAATATTTGCTGGGAACATTGGAATTTCTCAGGATATGGAAAATTTGATGAATGCAGCGATTGAGTTGCGGGAGCATACAAAAATCAAGATCATATTAATTGGTGATGGAAGAAGCAAAGATTTTGTTGCCTCTTTTATTAGAGATAATAAATTGCAAGAGACTGTTTTTCTATTGGGTAAATTTCCAATCGAGGCAATGTCAGCTTTTTTCAATCAATCTGATGCTTTATTAGTATGTTTAAAAAGCGAGGATGTCTTTAATATTACAGTTCCTGCAAAAATCCAGGCATATATGAGCGCTTCAAAACCAATTCTTGCAATGATGAATGGAGAAGGTTCTCAAGTAATAGAGGAGGCAAAATGTGGGCTTTCAGCCCCTGCGGGAAATTTTAAAAAATTGTCAGAAATTATATTTACAATGTCTGAATTAGATAAAAACACAAGAGATTTGATGGGTAAAAATGGCTATCTTTATTATAAAAAGAACTATACGCTACAATCCTGCATAGATAATTTAGAGCATATACTTAAAAAATCGTTATGA